A single window of Candidatus Methylomirabilota bacterium DNA harbors:
- the scpB gene encoding SMC-Scp complex subunit ScpB — protein sequence MPEPMDVVEALLFASDTPVEAERIQEVLDLESAAVARELVDGLRARLDAEGRALQVMEVAGGFRLVTRPELAPWLVKLARSRTRSRLSRPSLETLAIIGYRQPVSRPEVDAIRGVNSEAVLDNLLERRMIRIAGRKESPGRPFLYETTREFLVAFGLRDLGDLPKVEGELIVPELAESAAAQLPDPGPEAPAPEPAQGETAAAADTSEQDPGSGGDRVTASS from the coding sequence ATGCCTGAGCCCATGGACGTCGTGGAAGCCCTGCTGTTCGCCTCGGACACGCCGGTGGAGGCCGAGCGCATCCAGGAGGTGCTCGACCTGGAGTCCGCCGCGGTCGCGCGCGAGCTGGTGGACGGCCTGCGGGCCCGGCTCGACGCCGAGGGCCGCGCGCTGCAGGTGATGGAGGTCGCGGGCGGCTTTCGGCTGGTGACGCGGCCCGAGCTCGCGCCCTGGCTCGTCAAGCTCGCGCGCAGCCGCACCCGCTCGCGCCTCTCGCGCCCTTCGCTTGAGACGCTGGCCATCATCGGCTATCGCCAGCCGGTGTCGCGACCCGAGGTCGACGCCATTCGCGGCGTCAACTCGGAGGCGGTGCTCGACAACCTCCTCGAGCGGCGCATGATCCGCATCGCCGGCCGCAAGGAGTCGCCCGGCCGCCCCTTCCTCTACGAGACCACCCGCGAGTTCCTGGTGGCCTTCGGGCTCCGCGATCTCGGCGACCTGCCCAAGGTGGAGGGCGAGCTGATCGTGCCGGAGCTGGCCGAGAGCGCGGCCGCGCAGCTGCCCGATCCCGGCCCCGAGGCGCCCGCGCCCGAGCCCGCACAAGGAGAGACCGCCGCTGCCGCCGATACGTCTGAGCAAGATCCTGGCTCAGGCGGGGATCGCGTCACGGCGAGCAGCTGA
- a CDS encoding segregation/condensation protein A, with amino-acid sequence MSAPETTTQGASADSAGLTVRLESFVGPLDLLLHLCRTNEMDLSRLSLRTITDQYLSHLEAVRFQDLEVAGSFMVMAATLIYLKSKLLLPANPDDPEEALDEEGELLKRELEERLREYARVKALGTWLSERESEQSLIFGRTTAELPPPEDIPLEDLSVHLLQRAMQRLIEDQKRSRPRQIEANPLSVLERMTEIMDLLRSTWSLLFSSVAGAERVRAEWVVTLLALLELVRLGQARARQADLFGEIVIERHAVSVREPAPLAEGAADSDEPRPVDGVATATPAGEPSPEQGESPDA; translated from the coding sequence ATGAGCGCGCCCGAAACAACCACCCAAGGTGCCTCCGCGGACTCCGCCGGCCTGACCGTCCGCCTCGAGTCCTTCGTGGGGCCGCTCGACCTGCTGCTCCATCTCTGCCGCACCAACGAGATGGACCTCTCGCGGCTCTCGCTGCGCACGATCACCGACCAGTACCTGAGCCATCTCGAGGCGGTGCGCTTCCAGGACCTGGAAGTGGCGGGCTCGTTCATGGTCATGGCCGCGACGCTGATCTATCTCAAGTCCAAGCTGCTCCTGCCCGCCAATCCGGACGACCCGGAGGAGGCCCTCGACGAGGAGGGCGAGCTGCTCAAGCGCGAGCTCGAGGAGCGGCTTCGCGAGTACGCGCGGGTGAAGGCCCTCGGCACCTGGCTCTCCGAGCGCGAGTCCGAGCAGAGCCTGATCTTCGGGCGTACCACCGCGGAGCTGCCGCCGCCCGAGGACATCCCGCTCGAGGACCTCTCGGTGCACCTGCTGCAGCGGGCGATGCAGCGCCTCATCGAGGACCAGAAGCGCAGCCGGCCCCGGCAAATCGAGGCGAACCCGCTGTCCGTCCTCGAGCGCATGACCGAGATCATGGACCTGCTCCGCAGCACGTGGTCACTCCTCTTCTCCTCGGTGGCGGGCGCCGAGCGGGTGCGGGCGGAGTGGGTGGTGACGCTGCTCGCCCTGCTGGAGCTGGTGCGGCTCGGCCAGGCGCGGGCCCGCCAGGCCGATCTCTTCGGCGAGATCGTCATCGAGCGCCACGCAGTGAGCGTGCGGGAGCCGGCGCCCCTCGCCGAAGGCGCGGCCGATTCCGACGAGCCGCGCCCGGTCGACGGAGTCGCCACCGCGACCCCGGCCGGAGAACCGAGCCCCGAACAGGGAGAATCCCCGGATGCCTGA
- a CDS encoding prephenate dehydrogenase/arogenate dehydrogenase family protein has product MIRRLALVGLGLLGGSVAKAARADGLADEIVAVGRDRTRLEPALRDGVVDRISTRLEEGVAGADFCLLATPVATLTALLPVVWHALPGDAVLTDVGSTKGFIVETAESLARTRPLAFVGSHPMAGSEQSGYRVARPDLFRGATVVLTPTERTDSHAVKRVGGFWESLGGRLVTLDPQTHDRATAAISHLPHLVADALVDAVVRMDPRFFEIAGRGFKDTTRIAASDPQMWREIFQENRAGLAEALAAFRAALDELERLIDGGDAAAIEGALDRIRRTREHAGAHHG; this is encoded by the coding sequence GTGATTCGACGCCTCGCTCTCGTCGGGCTCGGGCTGCTGGGCGGATCGGTCGCGAAAGCGGCCCGCGCGGACGGCCTGGCCGACGAGATCGTGGCGGTGGGCCGCGATCGCACCCGGCTCGAGCCGGCGCTGCGCGACGGGGTGGTGGATCGCATCAGCACCCGTCTCGAGGAGGGCGTGGCCGGCGCCGACTTCTGCCTGCTCGCCACGCCGGTCGCGACCCTCACCGCGCTGCTGCCGGTGGTGTGGCACGCGCTGCCCGGCGACGCGGTGCTGACCGACGTGGGCAGCACCAAGGGCTTCATCGTGGAGACCGCGGAGAGTCTCGCGCGCACCCGGCCACTCGCGTTCGTGGGTAGCCACCCCATGGCGGGCTCCGAGCAGAGCGGCTACCGCGTCGCTCGCCCGGACCTCTTCCGGGGCGCCACCGTGGTCCTGACCCCGACCGAGCGGACCGACTCGCACGCGGTCAAGCGGGTGGGCGGCTTCTGGGAGTCGCTGGGCGGACGCCTCGTCACCCTCGATCCGCAGACGCACGATCGGGCCACCGCCGCGATCAGCCACCTGCCGCACCTGGTGGCCGACGCCCTGGTCGACGCGGTGGTGCGCATGGACCCGCGCTTCTTCGAGATCGCCGGCCGCGGCTTCAAGGACACCACCCGCATTGCGGCCTCGGATCCGCAGATGTGGCGGGAGATCTTCCAGGAAAACCGCGCCGGCCTCGCGGAAGCGCTCGCCGCGTTCCGGGCCGCCCTCGACGAGCTGGAGCGCCTGATCGACGGCGGCGACGCCGCCGCGATCGAGGGAGCGCTCGACCGCATCCGCCGCACGAGGGA
- the trpS gene encoding tryptophan--tRNA ligase: MTGSRDRVLSGMRPTGQLHLGNYLGALENWVKLQDQFECFYFVANWHVLTTNPGGTAEVPGDTVEMGADWLGAGLDPERSTLFIQSLVPEHAELHLLFSMATPVGWLERVPTYKEMVEQLGLESPSYGLLGYPLLQAADILMYKAQWVPVGADQVPHIELTREVARRFNHTWKPVFPEPQARLTQIPKVPGTDGRKMSKSYGNAIYLSDTSAEITTKIKPMVTDPARKRRSDPGNPDVCPVFDLHRIFTPDGPRAGVAQGCRTAGIGCLDCKAVLLEHMLPPLAEIRERRQRFVDKPAEIVEILREGSKRARAHAIDTMNQVRDAIHLEP, from the coding sequence ATGACCGGATCGCGGGACCGCGTGCTATCGGGGATGCGTCCGACCGGACAGCTGCACCTCGGCAACTACCTCGGAGCGCTCGAGAACTGGGTGAAGCTCCAGGACCAGTTCGAGTGCTTCTACTTCGTGGCCAACTGGCACGTGCTGACCACGAACCCGGGCGGAACCGCCGAGGTGCCGGGCGACACCGTCGAGATGGGCGCGGACTGGCTGGGCGCCGGCCTCGATCCCGAGCGGTCCACCCTCTTCATCCAGTCGCTGGTGCCCGAGCACGCCGAGCTGCACCTGCTCTTCTCGATGGCCACGCCGGTGGGCTGGCTCGAGCGCGTGCCGACCTACAAGGAGATGGTGGAGCAGCTCGGGCTGGAGTCGCCCTCCTACGGGCTGCTCGGCTATCCGCTGCTGCAGGCCGCCGACATCCTCATGTACAAGGCCCAGTGGGTGCCGGTCGGGGCCGACCAGGTGCCGCACATCGAGCTGACTCGCGAGGTGGCGCGCCGGTTCAACCACACCTGGAAGCCGGTGTTCCCGGAGCCGCAGGCCCGGCTCACCCAGATTCCCAAGGTGCCGGGGACGGACGGCCGCAAGATGTCGAAGTCATACGGCAACGCCATCTACCTGTCCGACACGAGCGCGGAGATCACCACCAAGATCAAGCCGATGGTCACCGATCCGGCGCGCAAGCGCCGCTCGGACCCCGGCAATCCGGACGTGTGCCCGGTCTTCGACCTGCACCGGATCTTCACCCCGGACGGTCCCCGCGCCGGGGTCGCGCAGGGCTGCCGCACCGCGGGCATCGGCTGCCTCGACTGCAAGGCGGTGCTGCTCGAGCACATGCTGCCGCCGCTGGCCGAGATCCGCGAGCGACGGCAGCGCTTCGTCGACAAGCCGGCCGAGATCGTCGAGATCCTCCGCGAGGGCTCCAAGCGCGCCCGCGCCCACGCGATCGACACCATGAACCAGGTGCGCGACGCCATCCACCTCGAGCCATGA
- a CDS encoding glycosyltransferase family 2 protein, which translates to MSRVTVTVIAWNEEERLRACLESAAWADEIVVVDAESVDKTVQIAREFTDRVSVRAWPGFANQKNFAIAQATCDWILSLDADERVTPELRERVQAIVKNDGPADGYSIPRRNIFWGRWVRHGGLYPDYQLRLFRRAAGRFVENAVHESVTVAGQVETLAEPLLHHSYKDLEDFVRRSNRYSTLSAQDWIRRGKAVGLSSLVTRPLGRFFSMYIVQRGFLDGWRGFVLAVLYTEYVFLRVAKVWEAQRARKSRGGDQKS; encoded by the coding sequence GTGAGCCGCGTCACCGTGACCGTCATCGCCTGGAACGAGGAGGAGCGTCTGCGCGCCTGCCTGGAGAGCGCGGCCTGGGCCGACGAGATCGTGGTGGTGGACGCGGAGTCCGTGGACAAGACGGTGCAGATCGCCCGCGAGTTCACCGACAGGGTCTCGGTGCGCGCGTGGCCCGGCTTCGCGAACCAGAAGAACTTCGCCATCGCGCAGGCCACGTGCGACTGGATCCTGTCCCTCGACGCCGACGAGCGGGTGACCCCCGAGCTGCGCGAGCGCGTGCAGGCCATCGTCAAGAACGACGGGCCAGCCGACGGCTACTCGATTCCCCGGCGCAACATCTTCTGGGGGCGGTGGGTGCGGCACGGCGGCCTCTATCCCGACTACCAGCTGCGCCTGTTCCGGCGCGCGGCCGGGAGATTCGTCGAGAACGCGGTGCACGAGTCGGTGACCGTGGCGGGCCAGGTGGAGACGCTGGCCGAGCCGCTCCTGCACCACTCCTACAAGGATCTCGAGGATTTCGTGCGCCGCTCCAATCGCTACTCGACCCTCTCGGCCCAGGACTGGATCCGGCGGGGGAAGGCGGTCGGCCTGTCGAGCCTGGTGACGCGGCCCCTCGGACGCTTCTTTTCCATGTACATTGTGCAGCGAGGCTTCCTGGACGGCTGGCGCGGGTTCGTGCTCGCCGTCCTCTACACCGAGTACGTCTTCCTGCGCGTGGCGAAGGTGTGGGAGGCGCAGCGGGCGCGGAAGTCCAGAGGGGGCGACCAGAAGTCATGA
- a CDS encoding pseudouridine synthase, with protein MDGRPLPGRAPLLHLLLHKPRGYVTTRRDPTGRPVVLDLLPPHARGLYPVGRLDFDTEGLLLLTNDGELANHLLHPRYEIPRVYEAEVEGRVTEADLPRWRRGVTLDDGPAVPHRVTRLSAGARSTWLSVTFAEGRYREVKRYCKALGHPVRRLKRVQFGPLRLGDLPPGAHRVLTNAERSALDSLRGG; from the coding sequence GTGGACGGGCGCCCGCTGCCCGGGCGCGCGCCGCTCCTGCATCTGCTGCTGCACAAGCCGCGCGGCTACGTCACCACCCGGCGCGATCCGACCGGTCGGCCCGTCGTGCTGGATCTCCTGCCCCCGCACGCGCGCGGGCTCTATCCGGTCGGACGCCTCGACTTCGACACCGAGGGCCTGCTGCTCCTCACCAACGACGGCGAGCTGGCCAACCACCTCCTGCATCCGCGCTACGAGATCCCGCGCGTGTACGAGGCGGAGGTCGAGGGCCGCGTCACCGAGGCGGATCTGCCGCGCTGGCGACGCGGCGTCACGCTCGACGACGGGCCGGCGGTGCCCCACCGCGTGACGCGCCTGTCCGCGGGTGCGCGCTCCACGTGGCTCAGCGTGACCTTCGCGGAGGGGCGCTACCGCGAGGTGAAACGCTACTGCAAGGCGCTTGGCCACCCGGTGCGCCGGCTGAAGCGCGTGCAATTCGGGCCGCTTCGCCTCGGCGATCTCCCTCCGGGGGCTCATCGCGTGTTGACGAACGCGGAGCGCAGCGCGCTTGACAGCCTCCGTGGGGGGTAG
- the pheA gene encoding prephenate dehydratase yields the protein MNLDDWRSRINSLDEEILKLLNQRGTAALRIGELKRQQGLPYFIPEREAQVLDRLVAMTEGPLGGDAIRAIWREILSASLALEHPLRVAYLGPPGTFTHQAATRRFGSSTQLQPVRTIAEIFDEVERGRAEFGVAPVENSTDGAVSVTLDRLIDSDVTITGEMTLDISQHLISRATELGEVKRVCSHPQGLAQCRAWLATHLPEAVTEETPSTAAAVERARDDATVAAVASDMAAAVHRVPILRPRIEDNPANSTRFLVIGRRPVSPTGRDKTSILFSMKNEPGVLFSILQPFAVARLNLTKIESRPTKRRPWEYVNFVDFEGHCDTENVRSVLAEVRQRCQFLKILGSYPAA from the coding sequence ATGAACCTGGACGATTGGCGATCCAGGATCAACAGCCTCGACGAAGAGATCCTCAAACTCCTCAACCAGCGCGGTACCGCCGCCCTCCGGATCGGCGAGCTCAAGAGGCAGCAGGGTCTTCCGTACTTCATTCCCGAGCGCGAAGCCCAGGTCCTCGACCGTCTGGTCGCGATGACCGAGGGGCCGCTGGGGGGCGACGCCATCCGCGCCATCTGGCGCGAGATCCTGTCCGCCTCCCTCGCGCTCGAGCATCCGCTGCGGGTCGCGTATCTGGGCCCGCCCGGCACCTTCACCCACCAGGCGGCCACCCGGCGCTTCGGCTCCTCCACGCAGCTCCAGCCGGTGCGCACGATCGCGGAGATCTTCGACGAGGTGGAGCGGGGACGCGCCGAGTTCGGCGTCGCGCCGGTCGAGAACTCGACGGACGGGGCGGTCAGCGTCACCCTCGACCGGCTCATCGATTCCGACGTGACGATCACCGGCGAGATGACGCTCGACATCTCGCAGCATCTCATCTCGCGAGCGACCGAGCTGGGCGAGGTGAAGCGGGTGTGCTCGCATCCCCAGGGGCTGGCCCAGTGCCGCGCCTGGCTCGCCACGCATCTGCCGGAGGCGGTCACCGAGGAGACGCCGTCCACCGCGGCGGCGGTGGAGCGCGCGCGCGACGACGCCACCGTGGCCGCCGTCGCCTCCGACATGGCCGCCGCCGTGCACCGGGTGCCGATCCTGCGCCCGCGCATCGAGGACAACCCGGCGAACTCCACGCGCTTCCTGGTCATCGGACGCCGTCCGGTGTCCCCGACCGGCCGCGACAAGACCTCGATCCTCTTCTCGATGAAGAACGAGCCGGGCGTGCTCTTCAGCATCCTGCAGCCGTTCGCGGTGGCGCGGCTGAACCTGACCAAGATCGAATCCCGACCGACGAAACGTCGCCCCTGGGAGTACGTCAACTTCGTGGACTTCGAGGGGCATTGCGACACCGAGAACGTCCGGAGCGTGCTGGCCGAGGTGCGGCAGCGCTGCCAGTTCCTGAAGATCCTCGGCTCGTATCCGGCCGCATGA
- a CDS encoding PfkB family carbohydrate kinase, with amino-acid sequence MKRLREALARMPGRRVVVVGDLISDEYLYGKPARISREAPVLILRFTDREVRLGGAANAAHNVHALGATVLPVGLLGQDGAGDEVDALFRQAGMSTDGISREPGRLTPVKTRIMAGGYQATRQQVVRLDREPDVTISGVAEARLIERVRGLGATADGFLVSDYGYGTVTPRVYETVLEMARARQAPITVDSRYDLPRFRGATAATPNEPEVEALAGAELADEPAVEKAGRAVLERLDARLLLLTRGSRGMALFEREGPVTFMPIHGSDEIADVTGAGDTVIGTFTVALAAQATPGEAAWLANVAGGVVVMKRGTATVSIPELLAALASDGGRPRR; translated from the coding sequence ATGAAGCGGCTGCGCGAGGCGCTCGCCCGGATGCCGGGCCGGCGCGTGGTCGTCGTGGGCGACCTCATCTCCGACGAGTATCTCTACGGTAAGCCCGCGCGCATCTCCCGCGAGGCCCCGGTCCTGATCCTGCGCTTCACCGACCGCGAGGTCCGCTTGGGCGGCGCTGCGAACGCCGCGCACAACGTCCATGCGCTCGGCGCCACCGTGCTGCCGGTGGGCCTGCTCGGCCAGGACGGCGCGGGCGACGAGGTCGACGCGCTCTTCCGCCAGGCCGGCATGAGCACCGACGGCATCTCGCGCGAGCCGGGACGGCTCACCCCGGTGAAGACGCGGATCATGGCCGGCGGCTACCAGGCCACGCGCCAGCAGGTGGTGCGCCTCGACCGCGAACCCGACGTCACGATCAGCGGCGTCGCCGAGGCGCGGCTCATCGAGCGCGTGCGCGGGCTGGGCGCCACCGCGGACGGCTTCCTGGTCTCCGACTACGGCTACGGCACGGTCACTCCGCGCGTCTACGAGACCGTACTCGAGATGGCCCGGGCGCGCCAGGCGCCGATCACGGTGGACAGCCGCTACGATCTGCCGCGATTCCGGGGCGCCACCGCGGCCACCCCCAACGAGCCCGAGGTCGAGGCGCTCGCCGGCGCCGAGCTGGCCGATGAGCCCGCGGTGGAGAAGGCGGGGCGCGCGGTGCTCGAGCGGCTCGACGCGCGCCTGCTGCTGCTCACCCGCGGCAGCCGGGGCATGGCCCTCTTCGAGCGTGAGGGGCCGGTCACGTTCATGCCCATCCACGGCAGCGACGAGATCGCCGACGTCACCGGCGCGGGAGACACCGTGATCGGCACGTTCACGGTGGCCCTCGCCGCGCAGGCGACGCCCGGGGAAGCGGCGTGGCTCGCCAACGTCGCGGGCGGGGTGGTGGTGATGAAGCGCGGCACCGCCACCGTCTCGATTCCCGAGCTGCTGGCCGCGCTCGCGAGCGATGGCGGACGTCCTCGACGTTGA
- a CDS encoding HAD family hydrolase, with protein MDRDGCLTEEVGYVNHPGRIRLLPRTAAAVRRLNQAGVAAVMVTNQAGVARGYFPEAVLHAANARMCGELEAAGARLDGLYVCMHHPSEGRPPYRTECDCRKPRPGLIKRAATELGLDLGASVMIGDKLSDVAAAHAAGTAGVLVLTGYGRGEWEYQRDAQAVNPDHVAEDLLDAVDWALGRMDARR; from the coding sequence ATGGACCGGGACGGGTGTCTGACCGAGGAGGTAGGCTACGTCAATCATCCGGGCCGGATCCGCCTGCTGCCGCGCACCGCGGCAGCCGTGCGCCGCCTCAACCAGGCCGGCGTGGCGGCGGTGATGGTGACGAACCAGGCCGGCGTGGCGCGCGGCTACTTCCCCGAGGCGGTCCTGCACGCGGCCAATGCCCGCATGTGCGGCGAGCTGGAGGCGGCCGGGGCGCGGCTGGACGGCCTGTACGTCTGCATGCATCATCCGAGCGAGGGCCGGCCGCCCTATCGGACCGAGTGCGACTGCCGCAAGCCGCGGCCCGGCCTCATCAAGCGCGCCGCGACCGAGCTGGGCCTCGATCTCGGGGCCTCGGTGATGATCGGCGACAAGCTCTCCGACGTGGCGGCGGCCCACGCGGCGGGCACCGCGGGCGTCCTCGTGCTCACCGGCTACGGCCGCGGCGAGTGGGAGTACCAGCGCGACGCGCAGGCGGTGAACCCCGACCACGTGGCGGAAGATCTGCTCGACGCGGTCGATTGGGCGCTCGGCCGCATGGACGCGAGGCGCTGA
- the hisC gene encoding histidinol-phosphate transaminase has product MSVSWESLANDHILGIAPYEPGKPIEELERELGISDVIKLASNENPLAPSDRVMKAMATALNHVNRYPDGSGHYLRQAIGRRHGLTAEHVILGNGSNDLIELMVRAFLRPGEEAVIPHPSFVVYPMIVQAVGGIRVVVTLKDQRLDLEAMARAITPMTKMVFIANPNNPTATIVTADEVEHFMARLPDKVIVVFDEAYLEFAQGPDFPDSLAYLKQGRKVASLRTFSKAASLAGLRVGYGVADPDCIALLNRIRQPFNVNSVAQAAALAALEDDSHVVECLRMIEAGRAYLTQEFTAMGLRYAPSRANFILVDVGRSASEVFHWLLKEGVIVRPMTSFGMESALRVTVGTPEENRRFVKALKKVLAGAKGA; this is encoded by the coding sequence ATGAGCGTGTCCTGGGAGTCCCTCGCCAACGATCACATCCTGGGCATCGCGCCCTACGAGCCCGGCAAGCCCATCGAGGAGCTGGAGCGCGAGCTGGGCATCAGCGACGTCATCAAGCTCGCCTCCAACGAGAATCCGCTGGCTCCGTCGGACCGGGTCATGAAGGCGATGGCCACCGCGCTGAACCACGTCAACCGCTACCCGGACGGGAGCGGCCACTACCTGCGGCAGGCCATCGGGCGGCGGCACGGGCTCACCGCCGAGCACGTCATCCTCGGCAACGGCTCCAACGACCTCATCGAGCTGATGGTGCGCGCGTTCTTGCGGCCGGGAGAGGAAGCGGTGATCCCGCATCCCTCCTTCGTGGTCTACCCGATGATCGTGCAGGCGGTGGGCGGCATCCGGGTGGTGGTCACCCTGAAGGATCAGCGCCTCGATCTGGAGGCGATGGCCCGGGCGATCACCCCGATGACGAAGATGGTGTTCATCGCGAATCCGAACAACCCCACCGCCACCATCGTGACCGCCGACGAGGTCGAGCACTTCATGGCGCGGCTCCCCGACAAGGTCATCGTGGTGTTCGACGAGGCCTACCTCGAGTTCGCGCAGGGGCCCGACTTCCCCGATTCGCTGGCCTATCTCAAGCAGGGGCGCAAGGTGGCCTCGCTGCGCACCTTCTCGAAGGCGGCGAGCCTGGCCGGCCTGCGGGTCGGCTACGGGGTGGCCGATCCCGATTGCATCGCGCTCCTCAACCGCATCCGGCAGCCCTTCAACGTCAACTCGGTGGCCCAGGCCGCCGCCCTCGCCGCGCTCGAGGACGATTCGCACGTGGTCGAGTGCCTGCGCATGATCGAGGCCGGCCGCGCGTACCTCACCCAGGAGTTCACCGCAATGGGCCTCCGCTACGCGCCCTCGCGCGCCAACTTCATTCTGGTCGACGTGGGACGGAGCGCGAGCGAGGTCTTCCACTGGCTGCTGAAGGAGGGCGTCATCGTGCGCCCGATGACGAGCTTCGGCATGGAGAGCGCGCTGCGGGTGACGGTGGGGACGCCGGAGGAGAACCGCCGCTTCGTGAAGGCGTTGAAGAAGGTGCTCGCGGGGGCCAAGGGCGCGTGA
- a CDS encoding glycosyltransferase family 9 protein, with amino-acid sequence MKLSSLGDVIHALPVARALRRGVPRLHLTWIVEAREYALLDGHPDLDVVMPVDTRLWRRLIRRPAGARQVLGKVRRLRGRIRAARFDVALDLQGLMKSGLLTAYTGAPLRIGFSADHCRERLNCLFTNRRVRPPARAVHVVDQYLSLLAPLGVDPGPVEFHVPIPPASTRRMDEFLGEQGVKRRDLLVAINPGAGRDNKRWPVEHFRALAERLAQEPNIRILLLWGPDEVHMARQIRDGLAARAILAPPTDLHELAAILRRAALMVANDTGPLHLAAALGTPSLGLFGPTRAERNGPYGAHGRGVQSPDGTMAGLDPRLAIDAALPLLAAPSLEP; translated from the coding sequence GTGAAGCTGTCGTCGCTCGGCGATGTGATCCACGCGCTGCCGGTGGCGCGCGCCCTGCGTCGCGGCGTCCCGCGGCTGCATCTGACCTGGATCGTGGAAGCGCGAGAGTACGCGTTGCTCGACGGGCATCCCGATCTCGACGTGGTGATGCCGGTCGACACGCGGCTCTGGCGCCGCCTCATCCGGCGTCCCGCGGGCGCGCGGCAGGTGCTGGGCAAGGTGCGCCGGCTGCGCGGCCGGATCCGCGCCGCCCGCTTCGACGTGGCGCTGGATCTGCAGGGCCTCATGAAGAGCGGCCTGCTCACCGCGTACACCGGCGCGCCGCTGCGCATCGGCTTCAGCGCCGATCACTGCCGCGAGCGGCTGAACTGCCTCTTCACCAACCGGCGCGTGCGGCCGCCCGCCCGCGCGGTCCACGTGGTCGACCAGTACCTGTCGCTGCTCGCGCCGCTCGGCGTGGATCCCGGGCCGGTGGAGTTCCACGTCCCGATCCCGCCGGCCTCCACGCGGCGCATGGACGAGTTCCTGGGCGAGCAGGGCGTCAAGCGGCGCGATCTGCTGGTGGCGATCAACCCCGGCGCGGGGCGCGACAACAAGCGATGGCCGGTGGAGCACTTCCGCGCACTCGCCGAGCGGCTGGCCCAGGAGCCGAACATCCGCATCCTGCTCCTCTGGGGCCCCGACGAGGTCCACATGGCCCGACAGATCCGCGACGGCCTGGCCGCCCGCGCGATCCTCGCCCCGCCGACGGACCTGCACGAGCTCGCCGCGATCCTGCGCCGCGCCGCGCTGATGGTGGCCAACGACACCGGCCCCCTCCATCTCGCCGCCGCTCTCGGCACTCCGAGCCTCGGCCTGTTCGGCCCGACCCGGGCCGAGCGCAACGGCCCGTACGGCGCGCACGGTCGCGGCGTGCAGAGCCCGGACGGGACCATGGCGGGCCTGGATCCGCGACTCGCGATCGACGCCGCGCTGCCGCTGCTCGCCGCGCCGAGCCTCGAGCCGTGA
- a CDS encoding adenylyltransferase/cytidyltransferase family protein: MADVLDVEAAGRLASSWRAQGKRLVLANGCFDLLHVGHVRYLRAARALGDALVVGLNSDASVRRLKGAGRPVMPAVERAELVAAVSGVDAVVIFEEDSADALIARLRPDVHAKGTDYTAQTVPERSTVESVGAKVAIAGDPKTHSTKDLIATILDRFGRRPR; the protein is encoded by the coding sequence ATGGCGGACGTCCTCGACGTTGAGGCGGCCGGCCGTCTCGCCTCGAGCTGGCGCGCGCAGGGCAAGCGCCTGGTCCTGGCCAACGGCTGCTTCGATCTCCTCCACGTGGGCCACGTGCGCTATCTCCGCGCGGCGCGGGCGCTGGGCGACGCGCTCGTGGTGGGCCTCAACTCCGACGCGTCGGTGCGGCGCCTGAAGGGCGCGGGCCGCCCGGTGATGCCGGCGGTCGAGCGGGCGGAGCTGGTGGCCGCGGTGAGCGGGGTGGACGCAGTGGTGATCTTCGAGGAGGACAGCGCCGACGCCCTCATCGCGCGCCTGCGTCCCGACGTACACGCCAAGGGCACCGACTACACCGCGCAGACCGTGCCCGAGCGCTCCACCGTCGAGTCGGTGGGCGCGAAGGTGGCGATCGCGGGCGATCCCAAGACCCACTCCACCAAGGACCTCATCGCCACCATCCTCGACCGCTTCGGCCGGCGACCCCGATGA